In the genome of Nymphaea colorata isolate Beijing-Zhang1983 chromosome 9, ASM883128v2, whole genome shotgun sequence, one region contains:
- the LOC116260464 gene encoding F-box/LRR-repeat protein 4, which produces MRGQDFINTIIPDELLIEIFRHLDGRKSHRDACSLVCKRWHRLESDTRDTIRIGASGSPDACTSVLVKRFVDLRNVFIDERLPVSLQFQTGFPLRSQRLRDYAGYRQFRSRIARRNVNKGPGSSKLRYTAENSGSESELELCSLSDAGLAALGRGCPKLEKLSLIWCSAVTSDGLNSIAGNCRHLKALDLQGCYVGDHGLAAIGQFCKNLEDLNLRFCEGVTDKGLIELAVGVGKSLKSIGVATCAKITDTSLEIIGSHCPNLESLSLDSEGIRDQGVVAIAQGCPSLKSLRLQCVNVTDNTLQAVGTYCSSLVLLALNSFQKFTDRSLFAIGSGCKKLNVLTLSDCYFLSDKSLAAIATGCRELTRLEVNGCHNIGTSGLEAIGRSCRGLSELVLMYCQRISDDALLEVGRGCSLLQALELVDCSSIGDAAICNIAQGCKNLKKLHVRRCYEIGDKGIIAIGENCKLLRDLSLRFCDRIGDDALIAIGRGCSLQLLNVSGCHQIGDIGVTAIAKGCPELVSLDISVCQTVGDMALAALGEGCPLLKEIVLSHCRKVTDIGLSHLVKRCSVLESCHMVYCPSITSAGVATVVSSCLNIKKVLVEKWKVSQRTRRRAAPVLADLCSEL; this is translated from the exons ATGCGGGGCCAAGATTTTATCAACACCATCATCCCTGATGAGCTTCTCATCGAGATTTTCCGGCATCTAGACGGTCGGAAATCTCACCGAGATGCGTGCTCTCTCGTCTGCAAGAGATGGCACAGGCTCGAGAGCGACACGCGCGACACGATCCGAATCGGCGCGTCGGGTAGCCCGGACGCTTGTACATCCGTCCTGGTGAAGCGATTCGTTGATCTAAGAAATGTGTTCATCGATGAGAGGCTGCCTGTATCCCTCCAATTTCAGACGGGGTTTCCCCTCCGGAGCCAGCGTCTTCGTGACTATGCCGGTTATCGGCAATTTAGATCG AGAATAGCTCGAAGGAATGTTAACAAAGGACCTGGTTCTTCAAAACTACGGTATACAGCAGAAAATAGTGGATCCGAGTCTGAGCTTGAACTTTGCAGTTTATCTGATGCAGGATTGGCAGCTCTTGGAAGAGGCTGCCCCAAACTTGAAAAGTTAAGCTTAATATGGTGTTCAGCTGTGACAAGTGATGGTTTGAATTCCATAGCAGGAAATTGCAGACACTTAAAAGCTTTGGATCTGCAG GGTTGCTATGTGGGAGATCATGGCCTTGCTGCTATAGGCCAGTTCTGCAAGAACCTTGAAGATTTGAACTTGCGCTTTTGTGAAGGTGTAACCGATAAAGGCTTGATTGAGTTAGCTGTTGGTGTTGGGAAGTCATTGAAGAGTATTGGTGTTGCAACTTGTGCAAAAATAACAGATACCTCATTGGAGATTATCGGTTCTCATTGTCCCAATCTTGAGAGCCTCTCTTTGGACTCAGAAGGCATCAGAGACCAAGGTGTGGTTGCTATAGCCCAAGGATGTCCATCCTTGAAGTCCTTAAGGCTGCAATGCGTAAATGTTACAGATAATACTTTGCAAGCCGTTGGTACCTACTGTTCGTCATTGGTTTTGTTGGCCTTGAACAGCTTCCAGAAGTTCACTGACAG GAGCCTCTTTGCCATCGGGAGTGGGTGTAAGAAACTTAATGTTCTTACTTTGAGTGATTGCTATTTCTTGAGTGACAAAAGCCTTGCTGCTATCGCCACTGGCTGTAGAGAGCTCACACGTCTTGAAGTAAATGGTTGCCACAACATAGGAACTTCTGGACTTGAAGCTATTGGCAGGTCTTGCAG ggGACTATCAGAACTTGTTCTTATGTATTGTCAAAGGATCAGTGATGATGCACTTCTTGAAGTTGGACGTGGTTGTTCATTGTTGCAAGCTTTAGAGCTGGTAGACTGTTCAAGCATAGGGGATGCTGCAATATGCAACATTGCTCAGGGATGCAAGAACTTGAAGAAACTTCACGTTCGACGTTGTTATGAG ATTGGAGACAAGGGCATCATTGCAATTGGTGAGAATTGTAAGCTTTTGAGAGATCTTAGCCTCAGATTCTGTGACAG GATTGGTGACGATGCCTTGATTGCTATTGGACGTGGATGCTCACTTCAGTTGTTGAATGTCAGTGGTTGTCATCAAATTGGGGATATTGGAGTTACCGCAATTGCCAAGGGCTGCCCTGAGTTGGTATCTTTGGACATCAGTGTATGCCAG ACTGTAGGTGATATGGCTTTGGCTGCATTGGGTGAGGGTTGCCCATTACTTAAAGAGATAGTGTTGTCTCATTGTCGAAAGGTTACCGACATTGGTTTGTCTCACCTTGTGAAACGTTGCTCGGTACTGGAATCTTGTCACATGGTTTACTGCCCATCAATAACCTCAGCTGGGGTTGCTACTGTAGTTTCTAGCTGTCTTAACATAAAGAAGGTACTCGTTGAGAAGTGGAAAGTTAGTCAAAGAACACGGAGGCGAGCTGCCCCTGTTTTAGCAGACTTGTGTTCAGAGTTGTGA